A stretch of the Lolium perenne isolate Kyuss_39 chromosome 3, Kyuss_2.0, whole genome shotgun sequence genome encodes the following:
- the LOC127338384 gene encoding uncharacterized protein, which produces MLCRLKMLECKRDEIKDIGFIDPDTMHVKTIEEPLYNRDTPETLLRFLKRQRDKKTILWPYNFQFHFILIVIKMYEGEVEVFDSLTKEPIQYKSCFLMLKSVWETFIKEDQSHDWKPKLIWRANKKCAKQPPGTNLCGYYVCEYIHRIVSERANNERNRELRRKREKIGIEERFKAIGDELAGFFLREVIPPSGEYHYA; this is translated from the exons atgttatgcagattgaagatgctcgaatgcaaaagggatgaaatcaaggacattgggttcattgacccggacacaatgcatgtcaagaccatagaagaacccctctataacagggatacaccggagactttgctaaggtttttgaagcgacaacgtgacaaaaagacaatactttggccttacaacttcca gtttcactttattcttatcgtcattaaaatgtacgaaggagaagttgaagtctttgactcactaaccaaagagCCTATACAATACAAGTCTTGTTTTCTTATGCTCAAAAG cgtatgggaaactttcatcaaggaagatcagTCCCATGATTGGAAACCGAAGCTGATATGGCGTGCgaacaaa aAATGCGCAAAACAACCACCGGGGactaatctatgtggatactacgtttgcgagtacatccacagaattgtcagcgagagagcgaataatgaaagaaatagagAG TTGAGAAGAAAGCGGGAGAAGATCGGAATCGAGGAGCGCTTCAAAGCAATCGGCgatgaattggcgggatttttccttcgggaagtcataccaccatccggagagtaccactatgcataa